One Paenibacillus sp. FSL W8-0186 genomic window carries:
- the glmU gene encoding bifunctional UDP-N-acetylglucosamine diphosphorylase/glucosamine-1-phosphate N-acetyltransferase GlmU yields MKRLAIILAAGQGKRMKSKLYKVLHPVCGKPMVGHVLDTVKQINCERSIVVVGHGAEAVKSYLGTSAEYVLQEQQLGTGHAVRQAEPLFKDEEGVTIVICGDTPLVKPETLESLIALHTKSGAAATVLSAWTERPQGYGRVIRGENGSVVRIVEQKDCSPEEDAVQEFNTGTYCFDNAKLFAALSKVTNNNAQQEYYLTDVIGILVNSGEIVEGYMTEDYAESIGVNDRLALSEAEQFMRERINRKHMLNGVTIIDPQSTYIGADVQIGSDTILYPGTSIAGNTVIGEDCVIGPGTEINNCQIHNGAKVKQSVLMDAEVGSETTVGPFAYLRPGAKLGAHVKVGDFVEIKNASIDEGSKVSHLSYIGDAKVGKNVNIGCGAITVNYDGYNKSITEIEDDAFVGSNVNLIAPVKIGKGAYVVAGSTITHSVPDNDLAIARNRQENKAGYAEKLRGRAKAKRDKEKQS; encoded by the coding sequence TTGAAAAGATTAGCGATTATTCTTGCTGCAGGACAAGGGAAGCGCATGAAGTCCAAGCTTTATAAAGTGCTCCATCCCGTTTGCGGCAAACCGATGGTCGGGCATGTCCTGGACACGGTAAAGCAAATCAATTGTGAACGAAGTATTGTGGTGGTAGGCCACGGTGCAGAAGCAGTGAAATCTTATCTCGGAACATCGGCAGAATATGTGCTGCAGGAACAGCAGCTCGGCACGGGCCATGCTGTAAGACAAGCAGAGCCGCTGTTCAAGGATGAAGAAGGAGTTACCATTGTCATCTGCGGAGATACCCCGCTTGTGAAGCCGGAGACACTGGAATCGCTCATCGCTTTGCATACAAAGAGCGGTGCAGCGGCTACCGTGCTGTCAGCCTGGACGGAACGCCCTCAGGGGTATGGCCGAGTGATCCGGGGGGAGAATGGTTCTGTTGTGCGAATCGTAGAACAGAAGGATTGTTCTCCGGAAGAAGATGCAGTGCAGGAATTCAACACAGGCACTTATTGTTTTGATAATGCGAAGCTGTTTGCTGCTCTTAGCAAAGTTACGAACAACAATGCCCAGCAAGAATATTACCTGACGGATGTCATTGGTATTCTTGTCAATTCCGGGGAAATTGTTGAAGGCTATATGACCGAGGATTATGCGGAATCGATCGGAGTCAACGACCGGTTGGCCCTTTCCGAAGCAGAGCAGTTTATGCGGGAAAGAATTAACCGGAAGCATATGTTAAATGGGGTCACCATTATCGATCCTCAATCAACGTATATCGGAGCGGACGTGCAAATCGGCTCGGATACGATCCTTTATCCGGGAACTTCGATCGCGGGCAATACGGTCATTGGCGAGGACTGCGTGATCGGACCAGGGACGGAAATAAATAATTGCCAAATCCATAATGGGGCGAAGGTGAAGCAGTCGGTACTCATGGATGCCGAAGTAGGCAGCGAGACTACCGTTGGACCTTTCGCTTATTTGCGTCCGGGAGCAAAGCTTGGAGCGCATGTCAAAGTCGGGGATTTTGTAGAGATCAAGAACGCTTCCATCGACGAAGGCTCCAAGGTGTCCCATTTGAGCTACATCGGGGACGCTAAAGTAGGCAAGAATGTAAATATTGGCTGCGGTGCGATAACCGTTAACTATGATGGTTATAATAAGTCTATTACCGAAATCGAGGATGATGCGTTCGTAGGCAGCAATGTCAATTTGATCGCACCGGTGAAGATCGGCAAAGGCGCATATGTCGTTGCAGGCTCTACCATCACCCATTCCGTTCCGGATAATGACCTGGCCATCGCCAGAAACCGTCAGGAGAATAAGGCGGGATATGCGGAAAAACTCCGTGGCAGAGCCAAGGCAAAACGCGATAAAGAAAAACAATCTTAA
- the rnmV gene encoding ribonuclease M5 gives MIKEVIVVEGRDDTVAVKRAVQADTIETGGSAVNETVLRKIELAQERRGVIILTDPDHAGERIRKIVAGRVPGCKHAFLREADATRRGDIGVENASPEAIREALARVHTETEAAEADDTLIDWEDLIDAGLIVHPSAAARRRVIGELLGIGYCNGKQLYKRLNVFRISREEFLAALAQLEDKGV, from the coding sequence ATGATTAAAGAGGTTATTGTCGTGGAAGGGCGGGACGATACCGTTGCCGTCAAAAGGGCCGTTCAGGCCGATACGATTGAAACCGGAGGTTCGGCCGTCAACGAGACCGTGCTGCGCAAGATTGAGCTGGCGCAGGAGCGGCGCGGGGTCATCATTTTGACTGATCCTGACCATGCTGGCGAGCGAATCCGCAAAATTGTCGCAGGTCGGGTACCGGGCTGCAAACATGCTTTCCTGCGGGAGGCCGATGCTACGCGGCGTGGTGATATCGGTGTGGAGAATGCCTCTCCCGAAGCCATTCGGGAAGCGCTGGCACGTGTGCATACCGAGACGGAAGCTGCTGAGGCTGATGACACGCTCATCGATTGGGAAGACTTAATAGACGCCGGCTTGATCGTGCACCCTTCAGCCGCCGCCAGAAGGCGCGTGATCGGTGAATTGCTTGGCATCGGTTATTGCAACGGCAAGCAGCTTTACAAACGGCTTAACGTATTTCGGATTAGCCGGGAGGAGTTTCTGGCTGCGCTGGCTCAATTGGAGGACAAAGGGGTATAA
- a CDS encoding Veg family protein, producing MAKNTLSEIKHSLDAYVGQKIMLRANGGRRKTVERTGVLEETYPSVFIVKLDEEQQTFKRVSYSYADILTESVEVMICDDSSDNEMRITYIK from the coding sequence ATGGCTAAAAATACGCTGTCGGAAATTAAGCATAGTCTCGACGCTTACGTAGGACAGAAAATTATGCTGCGTGCGAACGGTGGTCGCCGTAAGACCGTCGAACGTACCGGTGTATTGGAAGAGACATATCCATCTGTCTTTATCGTGAAATTGGATGAAGAGCAACAGACTTTTAAGCGAGTGTCTTACAGTTATGCCGATATACTTACCGAATCCGTTGAAGTGATGATTTGTGACGATAGCAGCGATAACGAGATGCGGATTACGTATATTAAATAG
- the pth gene encoding aminoacyl-tRNA hydrolase yields MKWIVGLGNPGAQYEKTRHNIGFMALDELAKRHSIDIRQSKCKALVGDGIIGGKKVALIKPMTYMNLSGEAVRAFMDYYKVSLEDMIVVYDDLDTEIGRNRLRYQGSAGGHNGIKSIIQHTGTQTFNRIRMGISRPEPGYAIVDYVLSSFAKKEKPMLEQSIQEACDALEFSLDHTFEQTMAKFNR; encoded by the coding sequence ATGAAATGGATCGTAGGCCTCGGTAATCCGGGAGCCCAATATGAGAAAACAAGACATAACATCGGATTCATGGCGCTGGACGAGCTGGCTAAGAGGCACAGCATCGATATCCGTCAGAGTAAATGCAAAGCCCTGGTAGGCGACGGCATCATCGGCGGAAAAAAAGTAGCGCTCATCAAACCGATGACTTATATGAATTTGTCCGGGGAAGCAGTTCGGGCCTTCATGGACTACTACAAAGTCAGCCTGGAGGACATGATCGTCGTTTATGACGACCTGGATACCGAAATAGGCAGAAACCGTCTTCGCTACCAAGGAAGCGCCGGCGGCCACAATGGGATCAAGTCGATTATCCAGCATACGGGGACCCAAACGTTCAACCGGATCCGCATGGGGATCTCCAGGCCTGAGCCCGGATATGCGATTGTCGATTATGTCCTGTCTTCTTTTGCAAAAAAAGAGAAGCCCATGCTGGAGCAATCGATTCAGGAGGCTTGCGATGCACTGGAATTCAGTCTGGACCATACCTTTGAGCAAACGATGGCTAAATTCAATCGCTGA
- the rsmA gene encoding 16S rRNA (adenine(1518)-N(6)/adenine(1519)-N(6))-dimethyltransferase RsmA has translation MSREDISTPRRTKEIIQRHGFSFKKSLGQNFLIDQNILANIIEAAGLDKTKGALEIGPGIGALTEKLAQQAAKVTAVEIDQRLLPILEEVLEPYPHVDVVHGDVLKLNLRELFEQQFKDVSGVSVVANLPYYVTTPILMKLLEEGLPLEHIVVMIQKEVAERMAASPGSKAYGSLSIAVQYYSEPELVCIVPHTVFIPQPNVESAVIRLSVRKEPPVSVEDEAFFFDVVHASFAQRRKTIANNLKSRFFPKEGRERLEQLLAEAGIEPSRRAETLSLQEYAVLSNVLLAAGMKH, from the coding sequence ATGAGTAGAGAAGATATATCAACGCCGCGCCGCACAAAGGAAATTATTCAGCGGCATGGATTCTCATTTAAGAAAAGCCTCGGTCAGAATTTCCTGATCGACCAGAATATATTAGCGAACATCATCGAAGCGGCAGGGCTGGACAAGACCAAGGGGGCTTTGGAGATCGGACCCGGCATCGGGGCCCTCACGGAGAAGCTGGCTCAGCAGGCCGCCAAGGTAACCGCCGTCGAGATCGACCAGCGGCTGCTCCCCATTCTGGAGGAAGTGCTGGAGCCTTACCCGCATGTTGATGTCGTGCATGGAGACGTGCTGAAGCTAAATTTGCGCGAGCTGTTTGAACAGCAGTTCAAAGATGTGTCGGGCGTAAGTGTCGTGGCCAATTTGCCCTATTACGTTACCACGCCGATTTTGATGAAGCTGCTGGAGGAAGGGCTGCCGCTTGAGCATATCGTCGTAATGATTCAGAAGGAGGTCGCTGAGCGTATGGCGGCTTCTCCTGGGAGCAAGGCTTACGGCAGCCTCAGCATCGCCGTGCAGTATTACAGCGAGCCGGAGCTCGTCTGCATCGTGCCGCATACGGTGTTCATTCCCCAGCCGAATGTAGAGTCCGCAGTCATCCGTTTGAGCGTTCGAAAGGAGCCGCCTGTCTCGGTAGAGGATGAGGCCTTCTTCTTCGATGTCGTGCATGCATCCTTTGCCCAGAGAAGGAAAACGATTGCCAATAATCTGAAGAGCCGCTTCTTTCCGAAGGAGGGCCGCGAGCGGTTGGAGCAGCTCCTTGCCGAGGCGGGCATAGAGCCGAGCCGCCGGGCCGAGACGCTGTCTCTGCAGGAGTATGCCGTGCTTAGCAACGTATTGTTGGCTGCAGGCATGAAGCATTAA
- the yabG gene encoding sporulation peptidase YabG, whose protein sequence is MTNLGDLVVRKSYGGDVTFRVESIQRNEAMIKGTEFRLLADAPLHDLVKVDPASPSEKARRARIKATESLKRLHRDRQEQTERNQASLGNPLWYAQNEPSYFEVPGKVLHLDGDERYLKKSLELYEKLRVPVHGYYVAESQMASVLYRLLPSIHPDIVVITGHDGVLKNRPHADLYNLTSYKNSSHFVEAVQTARQYERNFDALTVVAGACQSHFEALLQAGANFASSPSRVLIHALDPVYIAAKISFTSIRDTISMMDVLNNTISGTQGVGGIETRGSYRIGLPKLKDLTTLKVVPSM, encoded by the coding sequence TTGACGAACTTGGGAGACTTGGTAGTCCGGAAGTCGTACGGCGGGGACGTGACATTCCGGGTGGAAAGCATACAGCGGAATGAAGCGATGATTAAGGGGACGGAGTTTAGGCTGCTGGCCGATGCCCCTTTGCATGATCTCGTTAAGGTTGATCCAGCCTCTCCAAGCGAGAAGGCTAGAAGAGCGCGCATTAAGGCCACGGAGTCATTAAAACGGCTGCATCGTGATCGTCAGGAGCAGACTGAGCGCAATCAGGCAAGCCTGGGGAATCCATTGTGGTACGCGCAGAACGAGCCGTCCTATTTCGAGGTCCCAGGCAAGGTTCTGCATTTGGACGGAGACGAGAGGTACTTGAAGAAGAGTCTGGAGCTGTATGAGAAGCTTCGCGTTCCTGTCCATGGCTATTATGTGGCGGAGTCGCAAATGGCGAGCGTCTTGTACCGTCTTCTTCCGAGCATCCATCCGGACATTGTGGTCATAACAGGACATGATGGTGTACTTAAGAACCGGCCGCATGCAGATCTGTATAATTTGACGAGTTACAAGAACTCCAGCCATTTTGTTGAGGCAGTACAGACCGCTCGACAGTATGAGCGCAACTTTGATGCGTTAACGGTCGTCGCTGGGGCGTGCCAGTCCCATTTCGAAGCGTTGCTGCAAGCTGGGGCGAACTTTGCCAGCTCGCCTTCCCGCGTGCTTATTCACGCGCTCGACCCGGTCTACATTGCCGCAAAGATATCCTTTACGTCGATCCGCGATACAATTAGTATGATGGATGTTTTGAATAATACGATCAGCGGGACGCAGGGCGTCGGCGGGATTGAGACACGAGGAAGCTACCGGATCGGTTTGCCTAAGCTTAAAGATTTAACTACTCTGAAGGTAGTTCCATCCATGTAA
- a CDS encoding ribose-phosphate diphosphokinase, which produces MTYCDSKLKIFTCNSNPKLAHQIADYIGIPMGDSETTSFSDGEIQVKLSESVRGCHVYIVQSTCAPVNDNLMELLVMVDALKRASAKSINVVIPYYGYARQDRKARSRDPITAKLVANLIEKAGAHRVITMDLHAMQIQGFFDIPVDHMLGVPILAQYFRSKQIPNPVVVSPDHGGVVRARKLADFLNAPLAIIDKRRPEPNVSEVMNIIGNIEGKTAILVDDIIDTAGTIVLGANALKEGGVEEVYACCTHPVLSGPAMERLENSPLKEVVVTDTIPITHPNPTSKLKVLSVAPLMGEAIIRVHEELSISKLFEIE; this is translated from the coding sequence ATGACTTATTGTGATTCTAAACTGAAGATATTCACCTGTAACTCTAATCCAAAACTGGCGCATCAAATCGCTGATTATATCGGCATCCCTATGGGAGATTCGGAAACGACCAGCTTCAGCGATGGAGAAATCCAGGTGAAGCTGTCCGAAAGCGTTCGAGGTTGCCACGTATACATCGTGCAATCCACTTGCGCGCCGGTCAACGATAATCTGATGGAGCTACTTGTTATGGTGGATGCTTTGAAGCGGGCTTCAGCCAAGAGCATTAACGTGGTTATCCCGTATTACGGTTATGCGCGTCAGGATCGGAAGGCCCGCTCACGTGACCCGATCACGGCGAAGCTGGTGGCGAACTTGATCGAGAAGGCAGGCGCGCACCGTGTAATTACAATGGATCTGCATGCGATGCAGATTCAGGGCTTCTTCGATATTCCGGTCGATCACATGCTCGGAGTACCGATTTTGGCCCAATATTTCCGTTCCAAGCAAATTCCGAATCCGGTCGTTGTATCCCCAGACCATGGCGGTGTTGTACGCGCCCGGAAATTGGCGGATTTCCTGAATGCGCCGCTTGCGATTATCGACAAGCGCCGTCCGGAACCGAATGTCAGTGAAGTGATGAACATCATCGGTAACATTGAGGGCAAGACGGCCATCCTTGTCGATGACATCATCGATACGGCCGGTACGATCGTTCTTGGCGCTAATGCCTTAAAAGAAGGCGGCGTTGAAGAAGTCTACGCTTGCTGTACGCATCCTGTGCTGTCTGGTCCGGCGATGGAACGTCTGGAAAACTCTCCGCTGAAGGAAGTTGTGGTTACTGATACGATTCCAATTACGCATCCGAATCCAACAAGCAAGCTTAAAGTGTTGTCGGTCGCTCCGCTGATGGGAGAAGCGATTATTCGCGTTCATGAAGAGCTCTCTATCAGCAAACTGTTCGAAATCGAATAA
- the purR gene encoding pur operon repressor: MKKLKRSARLVEMTRFLLSRPHHLIPLTTFAQRYGAAKSSISEDLAIIKEVFESEGMGELHTLAGAAGGVKYIPKVSQEHALTFINQLCEKLSQPDRILPGGYLYMSDLLGQPALMNEAGKLFATAFADREIDCVMTVETKGIPLAYATGAELNLPVVLVRRDHQVTEGSAVSINYVSGSHKSLHTMTLSRRALKEKSRVLIMDDFMKAGGTIQGMVDLLAEFNAEVAGVGVLVESGEIESEQRLLQDYVSLATLTVVDAKGKEIKVEPGNYFSK; encoded by the coding sequence GTGAAAAAATTAAAGAGAAGCGCTCGATTGGTGGAAATGACGCGATTTCTATTGTCACGTCCCCATCATTTGATACCACTTACCACTTTTGCACAACGTTACGGGGCGGCCAAATCCTCGATCAGCGAGGATCTGGCGATTATTAAGGAAGTATTTGAAAGCGAAGGCATGGGAGAACTGCATACTTTGGCCGGGGCTGCAGGCGGGGTAAAGTATATTCCTAAAGTGAGCCAAGAGCATGCTCTTACATTTATTAATCAGCTGTGTGAGAAATTATCGCAGCCGGATCGCATCTTGCCGGGCGGTTATTTGTATATGTCTGATTTATTGGGTCAGCCTGCGCTTATGAACGAGGCCGGTAAATTATTTGCGACTGCTTTCGCTGACCGTGAAATCGATTGTGTTATGACCGTGGAGACGAAAGGAATCCCGCTCGCTTATGCCACAGGGGCTGAGCTGAATTTACCAGTCGTGCTGGTGAGGCGGGACCATCAGGTTACCGAGGGGTCGGCCGTTAGCATCAATTATGTATCGGGATCGCACAAAAGCCTGCATACGATGACCCTGTCCCGGCGCGCGCTGAAAGAGAAATCCAGAGTCCTCATTATGGACGACTTCATGAAGGCCGGAGGCACCATCCAGGGGATGGTAGACCTATTGGCGGAATTTAATGCTGAGGTTGCCGGCGTAGGCGTCCTGGTCGAGTCGGGTGAGATCGAATCGGAGCAAAGATTGCTTCAGGATTACGTATCCTTGGCCACGTTGACAGTGGTCGATGCCAAGGGTAAGGAAATTAAAGTAGAGCCAGGCAACTATTTCTCAAAATAA
- the spoVG gene encoding septation regulator SpoVG: MQITDVRLRRVSSEGRMKAIASITIDNEFVVHDIRVIDGNNGMFVAMPSKRTPDGEFRDIAHPISSGTREKIQAAVLAEYERAADQEEVIEEGA, from the coding sequence ATGCAAATTACGGATGTAAGGCTCCGCCGAGTCAGCTCGGAAGGCAGAATGAAGGCAATTGCATCCATTACCATCGATAACGAGTTTGTTGTTCATGACATTCGCGTCATCGACGGAAATAATGGAATGTTTGTAGCAATGCCAAGCAAGCGAACACCGGACGGGGAGTTCCGGGATATCGCTCATCCAATTTCTTCAGGCACACGCGAGAAGATTCAAGCCGCAGTATTGGCTGAATACGAGCGCGCTGCTGACCAGGAAGAAGTTATTGAAGAAGGGGCTTAA
- a CDS encoding small, acid-soluble spore protein, alpha/beta type, whose product MARRRRSVMSEELKMELAKELGFYDTVQQEGWGGIKAKDAGNMVKRAIEMAERAAARQ is encoded by the coding sequence ATGGCGCGGAGACGGCGTAGTGTAATGTCGGAAGAGCTGAAGATGGAGCTTGCGAAGGAACTGGGGTTCTACGACACCGTTCAGCAGGAGGGCTGGGGAGGCATTAAGGCCAAGGATGCTGGAAATATGGTGAAGAGAGCCATCGAAATGGCAGAACGTGCGGCTGCACGGCAATAA
- a CDS encoding anti-sigma-F factor Fin family protein — protein sequence MAINYVCRHCRAQIGRIESAGVSEVQLGFHFLTPDERRDIIAYDSSGDTTVRVTCDYCAEALTNHPELTLLNSPLQ from the coding sequence ATGGCAATAAACTATGTATGCAGACATTGCCGCGCCCAAATCGGCCGGATTGAATCGGCTGGCGTATCCGAAGTGCAGCTCGGCTTCCATTTCTTGACCCCCGATGAGCGGAGAGATATAATAGCGTATGATTCAAGCGGCGATACGACGGTTCGCGTAACGTGCGATTATTGCGCCGAGGCGCTAACGAATCATCCGGAGCTGACCTTGCTTAACAGCCCGCTGCAATGA
- the ispE gene encoding 4-(cytidine 5'-diphospho)-2-C-methyl-D-erythritol kinase, whose amino-acid sequence MKIYEKAPAKINLMLDVLHKRPDGYHEVEMIMTMVDLADRLEMEALSRDTIIISSQAGYIPLDEKNLAFQAAKLIKERYNVRSGVYIHLDKNIPVAAGLAGGSSDAAATLRGLNRLWDLNIPVEELKQLGAELGSDVPFCITGGTALATGRGEQLTPLPNPPQCWVVLAKLPINVSTAEIYGRFRSDQVKEHPSADRMRTAIERSSFPEVCGELGNVLEEVTLRLYPEVAHLKETMLKLGADGVLMSGSGPTVFGLVSKESKAFRIYNGLRGFCKEVYAVRLLT is encoded by the coding sequence TTGAAGATTTACGAGAAAGCTCCAGCGAAAATCAACTTGATGCTGGATGTATTACATAAGCGGCCGGACGGTTATCATGAGGTTGAAATGATCATGACCATGGTGGATTTAGCCGATCGTTTAGAAATGGAAGCCCTATCCCGGGATACCATCATTATTTCAAGCCAGGCTGGCTATATCCCGCTGGATGAGAAGAATCTAGCATTCCAGGCGGCCAAGCTGATTAAAGAGCGGTACAACGTCCGCAGCGGCGTGTATATTCATTTGGATAAAAATATTCCGGTAGCTGCAGGCCTTGCCGGCGGCAGCAGCGATGCGGCAGCTACGCTTCGCGGCTTAAACCGGTTATGGGATCTGAACATCCCTGTAGAGGAATTGAAGCAGCTTGGTGCTGAATTGGGGTCCGACGTCCCTTTCTGCATAACGGGCGGAACGGCGCTTGCGACTGGCCGAGGGGAGCAATTAACCCCTCTTCCCAATCCGCCGCAGTGCTGGGTTGTGCTAGCGAAGCTGCCTATTAATGTATCGACTGCGGAAATTTACGGGCGCTTCCGCAGTGATCAGGTGAAGGAGCATCCTTCTGCCGATCGCATGCGAACGGCGATTGAACGATCTTCTTTTCCTGAGGTATGCGGGGAATTAGGGAACGTATTGGAGGAAGTGACCCTGAGGTTATATCCAGAGGTAGCGCATCTGAAGGAAACGATGCTGAAGCTTGGGGCCGACGGCGTACTCATGTCCGGCAGCGGGCCTACAGTATTCGGCCTGGTTTCCAAGGAATCCAAGGCGTTCCGGATTTATAACGGGCTGCGCGGCTTTTGCAAAGAAGTTTACGCTGTGCGCCTGCTGACTTAA